The nucleotide window GGGCATGTCCGCGGCGCTGGTGGTGACGGTGATGCGGGAGATGGCGGTGGTGAGGGCCTGGCGCGTGGAGACGATGAATCGCGCCGAGCCGGTCTTGTGGGAAGGCGAAGAGGGCGAACAACTTGCCAGGATCGCCAGACTCATTGCGAGCAGCAGGGGAATGGAGGGAATTCTCATCATGAGGTTCCGGGTGCGTATGCGTTTACGTGAAAAGCCCGGTTTCACATGACTGGGAACGGACCTCTCCCCCATGGAATGGGCTCAAAAGAAGCGGTCTCTGGTATCAGATGGAGTCCGGCAAGTGTCCGTTGCTACACGTCCCGCTCAGCTGCGATGCGGAGCCGTCAAGGTCTGCCACGAGATGGCGCTGCCCCCCCAGGGAGCTGGTGCAAATATTTGCATGAATAAATCGCGGTGTACAGATCACTCTGATCATGTGAAAATTTTCACAGGGTGAGGTGCTGGAACTTGTGAGTGGCTTCACAGGAGGTGCTGGAACCTGTGAATGGCTTCACTCAGGTGAGAGCAAGGCGTTCCCACACGCAGGTCGGGCGGTATTGTGTGTGACGGATTCCATGGGTTCCGCGCAGTGGCGGGAACGGATTTGTGTCGAGTTCAGAGCGCCTAACAAAAGTAAGGACTGGACCGCTTTCCCGAGGGGGACGGGCTCTTCAAACCTGACTTTTGTTAGGCGCCCTGAAGAGAGCCGAAAGTCGGCTGAAGAAAATCCGTCAGGCCAAGGCAGAGCTGGAAGCAGAGGCCCAAGCGGCGCGGCAGGCGCAGCAGGAGGCGAAGAAGAAGCAGAAGGACGAGCAAGACCCGCCGCCCTCCGGGCCCACGCCGCTGCCGAGCCACCAGGTGACCACAAACAAGCACGGCAAACCCAAGCCCCAAGCCCAGCGCAACTTCACCGACCCGGAGAGCCGAATCCAGAAGACGCAGGGCGGCTTCATCCAAGGCTACAACGCGCAGGCGGCGGTGGATGAGGGCCACCCAATCATCGTGGCGCAGGCGCTGACGAACCAGGCACCGGACGTGGAGCACTTCGTGCCGCTGATGGAGCAGGTGGTGGGAAACTGCGGTGGAGTGCCTGGGGTGGTGACGGCCGACGCGGGGGATTTCAGCGAGGAGAATGTGGTGAGGGCCACGTGCCTGGGAATCGATGCGTATCTGGCCACGGGTCGGCTGAAGCACGGCGAAGAACTCGAGATTGCTGCTGCGAGGGCTGGCAAAGGCCCGCGGAGAGTGGGCGCTCATCTGCCTGACCCACAATCTGCTGAAGCTTTACCGAGCCACGGTCGCTGCGTAGCGGCGGGCTCGCTCCCCGTGGAGGAATCGGGCGCCGAGCCGTCCGCCAGTCCGAGTTGCAAGCCCAAAGTGGGCGCAGGCCTTGGTTCCCGGACTAGACCTCCTCGAACCTCGTGCCGGTGGCGCCCATGCGATCCAAGGCCCCCTTTATCTCTCCGGAGACGATCAATGGGCCTATCCACCCTTCGCAACGGAACACGTTGGCGCTGCCCGCCTTGGCTTTGTCGATACGCATGTCACGCACGGAAGCATAGCGACCAACCATATGAGGGGCTCCGTCTTCGTGAGTCCAGAGCCGGATCCGCGACGCCTCTTCGTCGATACACCGGATGAGGTGAGTGGCCACAAGGATGAGGTACTGATCAGGTTGGCCCTCCACGTCTACGGGGAACAGTTGCACATCTTCCGGGGCCAGCTCGGCGAACATGGACGCGACGCGGACATGGACTACCGGGAGGCCGACGGCCGCAAAAGTGAAGTCCAGCGCCTTGCCTGCGATCTCGACGGGAATTCTCAAGCGGTCCGTGATGTGGACGGGGACCCCGCGCCTGAAAAGCCCCTCGTCCACTTTCTCGCCGCGACTGTTCGTCGGCGCGTCAAGGTGCCACCGGTGCGGGACGTTCACATCGTCGGCGAGCTTGAAGAAACGCTTGGGCATGGACTGCATTTAGCGCGGAAGCGACCGGGTGACGAGTTGGTTCAGCTCTGTTCCCGGGGTTGCGATTTCCTTC belongs to Stigmatella erecta and includes:
- a CDS encoding imm11 family protein, translating into MPKRFFKLADDVNVPHRWHLDAPTNSRGEKVDEGLFRRGVPVHITDRLRIPVEIAGKALDFTFAAVGLPVVHVRVASMFAELAPEDVQLFPVDVEGQPDQYLILVATHLIRCIDEEASRIRLWTHEDGAPHMVGRYASVRDMRIDKAKAGSANVFRCEGWIGPLIVSGEIKGALDRMGATGTRFEEV